The DNA sequence CACCAGATCGCGATCCAGAAGGTACAAGCCAGTACCGCGTGCCCCTGTGCACCCAAGCCTTGCAGATGCATGAATTTCAGGCTCAGCAGAAAAATAAGCGGACCAGCAATCAGCCCAATACGTTGTGCATTCCAGGTAGAAGTTTTCAAAGCGAGCTTATTTTACTGGTGAAACGAATGGTAGACCTAATATATCTGCAGCAACTTTCTGACAAAAAAGCGCATCCTCAGTAGATTGTATATTGAGGTAGAGTTTTTCTCCAGCGTGGTCGGTACTGGTCAGTCGATGGGGCAGTCCCACGGGTGTTTTTCCGGTGAAAACGCCATAGAAGACGCAGGCAGTCAGATAGGTACCCAAAGGGGAAGGATGGCTTTGATCGGGGTCGTACAGTGGAAGGTCAGGCCTTAAACTACGAGCACGTTCCCAAGCGGGGCCCACGGGTACAATCGTTGCGCCACACAAGCGTGCAAGCTCTTCGTATTTTGCGGTGATGGTAGCTTGCATATAGGGGTCAAATGCTCTGGCCCAGGTCATGTAGAGGAACACGCGTGCTCCTTTTGCTTTGATCTCGTTGGCAAACTGTTGGCCGTAATGCAACAAGGTGTCGGGGGCATTGAGGGCCTGCATGCTGAAATCTTGCAACACGACCGCATCGTATGCTCCTTCTCTGATCATGGGCAAGGACTGCAGTTTTTTCTCACCCCGCCAATGTTGAGCCAGGGAAGTGCCGCCACTGGTAGATTGCGAGGTATGGATGCTGAGATCCCGACTTTGAGCCATAGCTGCTACCTGCTGGGGCAAATTCCAGAAATAAGTATAGCTGTTCCCGACAAACAGGACCTTCTCTGGTGCTTGCGCAATGGCGTTGAAGCTTAAAAAGAGAAATGCCGTCGCAAGGACTGCCGAGTGAAAGGCTTTTAACATGATTGGAGATATTCGTTAGGGGGTTCTTTTATTGACGGATAAGAAGTTATCTTTAAGGAAAGAACCATAAATCATACCCGCAAGATAGCAGGTGATATTGGTTTAAAAAAGAATAAAATTTTGTTTTAAAAACTTTTTACAGTATTTTATATCATTTTACACTTTTTTACACACGTTTGAGGCTGCATGGAACAAAGTTTAAAGGATAAATTCATTAAGAAACTGGAAGAGAAATACGGACCTTGGAATAAGTCAACATCCAAGTTCGGGGCCACATCTTTTGGTGTCATTTCACAGGATTTAAGTATCAGTGCCAGCCAGTTTACCAAGCTCATTTACGGT is a window from the Lewinella sp. LCG006 genome containing:
- a CDS encoding SGNH/GDSL hydrolase family protein, with amino-acid sequence MLKAFHSAVLATAFLFLSFNAIAQAPEKVLFVGNSYTYFWNLPQQVAAMAQSRDLSIHTSQSTSGGTSLAQHWRGEKKLQSLPMIREGAYDAVVLQDFSMQALNAPDTLLHYGQQFANEIKAKGARVFLYMTWARAFDPYMQATITAKYEELARLCGATIVPVGPAWERARSLRPDLPLYDPDQSHPSPLGTYLTACVFYGVFTGKTPVGLPHRLTSTDHAGEKLYLNIQSTEDALFCQKVAADILGLPFVSPVK